TTAAAGTTTTTCAGATGGATTTACGAGGTAACTGATCCTCGACACGCTCCAATAGCTTTGCAATCCACGTCGAAACCAGATCGACCCCATTGGACTTAAATTGTAACATGCTTCTTGAGCAGGGTTACATCCTCTCTCCAAGCCATCGGGCCAGGTCTTGGGTGGTCTTGACTACCGCATCTGCACCCCATTGCTCGATTGGGCTGGCGATATATCCGTACTCAACCGCCACTGTGGCCATGCCGGCGTCTCGCCCGGCAACCACATCGCGCTCATCGTCGCCGATCATCACGCAAAGTTCCGTGGGCAGTCGCATTTGCCCGGCTGCCATGAAGCAGGGGAGGGGCGATGGCTTGGGTTTGTCTGCCGTGTCTCCACCAATCAACACGCTGCATCCTCGATCCAGCCCAAGTTCGTTTACCAGCTTTTCTGCCAGGTAATAGGGTTTGTTGGTCACAATACCCCACTGAGCACCCCTCG
The nucleotide sequence above comes from Limnobacter thiooxidans. Encoded proteins:
- a CDS encoding HAD family hydrolase, translating into MKGILFDLDGTLVDTAPDLCGTIQDMQSDRGVDITPYRAMEHLASGGARLLLKAGFGVEIHYPEFAAMRAEFLERYEARIARESAIYSGIQPLLGEILARGAQWGIVTNKPYYLAEKLVNELGLDRGCSVLIGGDTADKPKPSPLPCFMAAGQMRLPTELCVMIGDDERDVVAGRDAGMATVAVEYGYIASPIEQWGADAVVKTTQDLARWLGERM